One genomic segment of Bacteroides caccae includes these proteins:
- a CDS encoding SusD/RagB family nutrient-binding outer membrane lipoprotein: MKRNKITLLLAAFLLVCGCSDFEEINVNPNNPPTVPANLLLPTVISTAVSSMTGSGNGAAGQFIQHINYIGGSNESFGRFNITGASFREEWNAPMRSVKDINQILDIAEKNNQPQYKALGLICKVYVLSLMTDAYGDIPYNEAGKGDVSGLEFPHYQEQKEVYRLMLADLETANQLLKSLKADATISDDILFNGDAVKWRKYANSLKVRILMRQSAKKDVSADIAAIFNNAQEYPVFTSIDDQATLVYNNTVDFYKWYIQPKNLPSDGSGVIFGDNFRVSEAIVDALQTKDDPRLPVYVAPTKHSFEAHRANASVPFVYRGQPAGLSAAEQNEIDKDDYSVLSSMIRSESRAFVMTFAELQFLKAEAIIRGMITGNAADEYAKGIRASMQKWAAISSDDVDVYLARPDVALNTAQNEALKQIGTQAWIDSFLNGFEAFANWRRTGYPELKVGTSVSSAIPVRYIYSDNEQNNPNLISWTNEKIGRMVNETDMVWFQPQKWNTNVNR, translated from the coding sequence ATGAAAAGAAATAAAATAACTTTGTTGCTTGCCGCATTTCTACTGGTGTGTGGTTGTAGTGACTTCGAAGAGATTAATGTCAACCCCAATAATCCCCCGACTGTTCCTGCCAATCTTCTTTTGCCGACTGTTATCAGTACTGCTGTTTCTTCAATGACGGGTAGTGGCAATGGAGCTGCCGGACAGTTTATCCAACACATTAACTATATCGGAGGAAGTAACGAAAGTTTCGGGCGTTTCAATATAACCGGGGCTTCTTTCCGCGAAGAATGGAATGCTCCGATGCGTAGTGTAAAGGATATTAATCAGATCCTTGATATTGCAGAGAAAAACAATCAGCCTCAGTATAAGGCATTGGGATTGATCTGTAAAGTATATGTTCTCTCATTGATGACGGATGCGTATGGTGATATTCCGTATAATGAAGCTGGAAAAGGAGATGTCAGCGGATTGGAATTTCCGCATTATCAGGAACAGAAGGAAGTGTATCGATTAATGCTTGCCGACCTTGAAACTGCAAATCAGCTATTGAAGTCATTAAAGGCTGACGCTACTATTAGTGACGATATTCTTTTTAATGGAGATGCAGTGAAATGGCGTAAATATGCAAATTCTTTAAAAGTACGTATCCTGATGCGCCAGTCGGCGAAGAAAGATGTGTCTGCCGATATAGCTGCGATCTTCAACAATGCACAGGAATATCCCGTCTTTACTTCTATTGACGACCAGGCAACACTGGTGTATAACAATACCGTTGATTTCTACAAGTGGTATATACAACCTAAAAACCTGCCTTCTGACGGATCGGGTGTTATATTCGGAGATAATTTCCGGGTAAGTGAAGCCATAGTAGATGCTCTGCAAACCAAGGATGATCCTCGTTTACCGGTTTATGTTGCTCCGACAAAGCATTCTTTTGAAGCACATCGGGCAAATGCTTCTGTACCTTTTGTCTATCGCGGGCAACCGGCGGGACTGAGTGCGGCAGAGCAGAATGAGATTGATAAGGATGATTATTCAGTATTGAGCAGTATGATCCGAAGCGAAAGCCGTGCTTTCGTGATGACTTTTGCTGAACTTCAGTTTCTGAAAGCGGAAGCGATTATCCGAGGTATGATAACAGGGAATGCAGCCGATGAATATGCCAAAGGTATCAGAGCTTCTATGCAGAAGTGGGCTGCTATTTCTTCTGATGACGTGGACGTCTATCTGGCACGTCCGGATGTGGCATTGAATACAGCTCAGAATGAAGCATTGAAACAAATAGGTACACAGGCATGGATTGATAGTTTTCTGAATGGTTTTGAGGCATTCGCAAATTGGCGGCGTACCGGGTATCCGGAGTTGAAGGTCGGTACATCGGTATCAAGTGCTATTCCCGTGCGCTATATCTATTCGGATAACGAGCAGAACAACCCGAATCTGATTTCATGGACAAATGAGAAAATCGGACGCATGGTGAATGAAACAGATATGGTATGGTTTCAACCTCAGAAATGGAATACAAATGTTAATCGATAA
- a CDS encoding YjjG family noncanonical pyrimidine nucleotidase: MKYRNLFFDLDDTIWAFSRNARDTFEEVYRKYSFERYFDSFDHYYTIYQQRNTELWIEYGEGKITKDELNRQRFSYPLQAVGVEDETLAEKFSEDFFAIIPTKSGLMPYAKEVLEYLVPKYNLYILSNGFRELQSRKMRSAGVDIYFKKVILSEDLGVLKPWPEIFNFALSATQSELRESLMIGDSWEADITGAHGIGMHQAFYNVTGRTSFPFQPTYHIYSLKDLIDLL, translated from the coding sequence ATGAAATATAGAAATCTTTTTTTTGATCTTGACGACACTATCTGGGCTTTTTCCCGTAATGCTCGCGATACTTTTGAAGAAGTCTATCGGAAATATTCATTCGAACGTTATTTTGATTCGTTCGATCATTATTATACGATTTATCAGCAACGGAATACCGAACTCTGGATTGAATATGGTGAGGGGAAGATAACGAAGGATGAACTGAACCGGCAACGTTTTTCTTATCCTTTGCAGGCGGTAGGAGTGGAGGATGAGACCTTGGCTGAAAAGTTCTCGGAAGATTTCTTCGCAATTATTCCTACCAAAAGCGGTTTGATGCCTTATGCGAAAGAGGTGTTGGAGTATCTGGTTCCGAAATATAATCTTTATATACTGTCCAACGGTTTTCGGGAATTACAATCACGTAAAATGCGTTCAGCAGGCGTAGACATCTACTTTAAAAAGGTTATCCTTTCCGAAGATCTCGGGGTACTGAAGCCGTGGCCTGAAATATTCAACTTTGCTCTTTCCGCCACTCAGTCCGAACTGCGCGAATCATTGATGATTGGTGACAGTTGGGAAGCGGATATAACCGGGGCACATGGAATAGGGATGCACCAGGCTTTTTACAATGTAACCGGTCGTACCTCATTTCCTTTTCAGCCTACTTATCACATTTATTCTTTGAAAGATTTGATAGATTTATTATAG
- a CDS encoding thymidine kinase, with protein MVLFSEDHIQETKRRGRIEVICGSMFSGKTEELIRRMKRAKFARQRVEIFKPAIDTRYSEEDVVSHDSHSIASTPIDSSASILLFTSEIDVVGIDEAQFFDSGLIDICNQLANNGVRVIIAGLDMDFKGNPFGPMPQLCAIADEVSKVHAICVKCGQLASFSHRTVKNDKQVLLGETAEYEPLCRECYLRALEEDGQKI; from the coding sequence ATGGTATTATTCTCAGAAGATCATATACAAGAGACTAAAAGAAGAGGTAGAATCGAAGTTATCTGCGGCTCCATGTTTTCCGGAAAGACGGAGGAACTAATTCGTAGAATGAAAAGAGCCAAGTTTGCCCGCCAACGTGTGGAGATATTCAAACCAGCTATCGACACCCGTTATTCGGAAGAAGATGTGGTTTCACACGATAGTCACTCTATCGCTTCTACTCCTATCGACTCATCGGCAAGTATCCTGCTATTCACTTCCGAAATAGATGTAGTGGGTATTGACGAAGCTCAGTTTTTCGACAGCGGACTAATTGATATCTGCAACCAGCTTGCCAATAATGGTGTACGTGTCATCATCGCCGGACTGGATATGGACTTCAAAGGGAACCCTTTCGGACCAATGCCTCAGTTATGCGCCATTGCAGACGAAGTATCAAAAGTGCACGCTATCTGTGTGAAATGCGGACAGTTGGCTTCTTTCTCGCATCGCACGGTGAAGAATGACAAACAGGTTCTTTTGGGAGAAACAGCAGAATATGAGCCTCTCTGCAGGGAGTGTTATCTCCGTGCGCTCGAAGAGGACGGACAAAAAATATAA
- a CDS encoding MarC family protein has product MDSTLLPFALLCFTSFFTLTNPLGTMPVFLTMTHGMTDKERQSIVQRATIVSFVTLMVFVFAGQFLFKFFGISTDGFRIAGGVIIFKIGFDMLQARYTPMKLKDEEIKTYADDISITPLGIPMLCGPGAIANAIVLMQDAHNFEMKGILIGTIGLIYLLTFFILRASTKLVSVLGETGNNVMMRLMGLILMVIAVECFVSGLKPILVDIVREGMVGVLK; this is encoded by the coding sequence ATGGATAGTACACTTCTCCCGTTTGCCTTGCTTTGTTTCACTTCGTTCTTTACGTTGACCAATCCTTTGGGGACAATGCCCGTCTTTCTTACAATGACTCATGGAATGACGGATAAGGAACGTCAGTCTATCGTGCAACGTGCCACCATTGTGTCGTTTGTCACATTAATGGTTTTTGTTTTTGCCGGTCAGTTTCTTTTTAAGTTTTTCGGGATCTCTACTGATGGATTTCGTATTGCCGGTGGGGTGATTATCTTCAAAATCGGTTTTGATATGCTTCAAGCCCGCTACACGCCGATGAAGTTGAAGGATGAAGAAATAAAAACTTATGCTGATGATATTTCAATTACTCCTCTCGGGATACCAATGTTGTGTGGTCCCGGAGCGATAGCGAATGCTATTGTTTTGATGCAGGATGCTCACAACTTCGAAATGAAAGGGATTTTGATAGGAACTATCGGACTGATTTATCTGCTGACTTTCTTTATTCTCCGTGCTTCCACGAAATTGGTGAGTGTCTTGGGAGAGACGGGGAATAATGTAATGATGCGTCTTATGGGATTGATCTTAATGGTGATCGCAGTAGAATGTTTCGTCAGTGGGTTGAAACCGATATTGGTGGATATAGTGAGAGAAGGGATGGTTGGTGTCTTAAAATAA
- a CDS encoding Cbp1 family collagen-binding glycoprotein adhesin — protein MKKLAVLFVCAAMLASCDGFKGGSKDLKAENDSLLMELNQRNAELDDMMGTFNEVQEGFRKINAAESRVDLQRGTITENSASAKQQIASDIEFISKQMEENKAQIAKLQAQLKNSSYNSAQMKKAVAALTAELNAKQQRIEELQTELASKNIRIQELDAAVSDLSAAKETLVAENEAKAKTVAEQDKSLNAAWFVFGTKSELKAQKILQSGDVLKSADFNKDYFTQIDIRTTKEIKLYSKRAELLTTHPAGSYELVKDDKGQLTLKITNPTEFWSISRYLVIQVK, from the coding sequence ATGAAAAAGTTAGCAGTTTTATTTGTATGCGCAGCCATGTTGGCTTCGTGTGATGGCTTTAAAGGTGGAAGTAAGGACCTGAAAGCTGAAAATGACTCTCTGTTGATGGAACTGAACCAGCGCAATGCTGAACTGGATGATATGATGGGAACTTTCAATGAAGTTCAGGAAGGTTTCCGTAAGATCAATGCTGCCGAAAGTCGTGTAGACTTGCAGCGCGGTACTATTACCGAAAATTCTGCTAGTGCCAAACAACAAATCGCTTCTGATATTGAATTCATCTCCAAGCAGATGGAGGAAAACAAAGCTCAGATTGCTAAATTGCAGGCTCAGTTGAAAAATAGCAGTTATAATTCTGCTCAGATGAAAAAGGCGGTTGCCGCTCTGACTGCTGAATTGAATGCTAAACAACAACGTATCGAAGAACTTCAAACCGAACTGGCTTCCAAGAATATCCGTATTCAGGAACTGGATGCTGCTGTAAGCGATCTATCTGCTGCCAAAGAAACGCTGGTTGCCGAAAACGAAGCGAAAGCTAAGACAGTTGCCGAACAGGATAAGAGCCTGAATGCTGCATGGTTTGTATTCGGAACAAAATCCGAACTGAAAGCCCAGAAAATTCTTCAAAGTGGTGATGTGCTGAAAAGCGCTGATTTCAACAAGGATTATTTCACTCAGATTGATATCCGTACAACAAAAGAAATCAAGTTGTACTCTAAACGTGCTGAGTTGTTGACTACTCATCCTGCCGGTTCTTACGAATTGGTGAAAGATGACAAAGGTCAGTTGACTTTGAAGATTACGAATCCTACTGAATTCTGGAGTATATCCAGATACTTGGTTATTCAGGTAAAATAA
- the rsmI gene encoding 16S rRNA (cytidine(1402)-2'-O)-methyltransferase produces MGKLYVVPTPVGNLEDMTFRAIKVLKEVDLILAEDTRTSGILLKHFEIKNAMQSHHKFNEHKTVESVVNRIKAGETVALISDAGTPGISDPGFLVVRECVRNGIEVECLPGATAFVPALVASGLPNEKFCFEGFLPQKKGRQTRLKALAEEHRTMVFYESPHRLLKTLTQFAEYFGAERQVTVSREISKLHEETVRGSLAELIEHFTATEPRGEIVIVLAGIDD; encoded by the coding sequence ATGGGAAAGTTGTATGTAGTACCTACGCCGGTAGGAAATCTGGAGGACATGACCTTTCGGGCTATCAAAGTTCTGAAAGAGGTCGACTTGATTCTGGCAGAGGACACGCGCACTTCCGGTATCTTGCTGAAACACTTTGAAATAAAGAACGCAATGCAGTCCCACCACAAATTTAATGAACATAAAACGGTGGAAAGTGTTGTTAATAGAATAAAGGCAGGTGAAACAGTTGCGTTAATTTCGGATGCTGGAACGCCCGGAATTTCCGATCCCGGATTTCTTGTCGTTCGTGAATGTGTACGTAACGGTATCGAAGTAGAGTGCTTGCCGGGGGCGACAGCCTTTGTTCCGGCACTTGTAGCTTCGGGATTGCCGAATGAAAAGTTTTGCTTCGAGGGGTTTCTGCCTCAGAAGAAAGGACGGCAGACACGATTGAAGGCATTGGCAGAAGAACATCGTACAATGGTGTTTTATGAATCGCCTCACCGATTGTTGAAGACATTAACTCAGTTTGCCGAGTATTTCGGAGCTGAACGTCAGGTAACCGTGTCGCGTGAAATATCCAAGCTCCATGAGGAGACGGTTCGCGGCAGTCTGGCGGAATTGATAGAACACTTTACCGCTACCGAACCGCGGGGCGAGATTGTGATAGTATTAGCAGGAATAGACGATTAA
- a CDS encoding alkaline phosphatase: MKKLYSIVGMWIVSAFCLLSAQSRVYSSVENVHSHNDYLQNVPFYTAYSARCASIEADVFLVDGELYVAHKENEINKARKLRNLYLNPIREQFEMNGGSGYPNGKSFQLLIDLKTDYKETMKVLEQQLLEYRDCFDVKKNPLAVRVVVSGFLPSPEEFSNYADFIFFDGRPRFIYTPEQSLRIPMMSTSFRTLTQWNGLGRMVETDYNKVKAFIDKAHAEGKAARFWGCPDTKTAWNTFMKLGLDYLNTDHPALLDDFLKRYPKNFYTSKGKFHEIYQPTYKNDGSKKMPKNVIVLISDGGAGQGQMWAAATANGGKLNLMQMKNIGLLKTNPTNDYTTDSAGAGTALATGQKTRNRRIGTDSLGNKIQNITEALAAKGVQTGIISNDGITGATPSAYYAHQPERDMGQEIAEDLLTSPADLVIAAPVEAFAANDSLLTKQLREKNIAVCNQLPQLSQVPLNQRVICLQGDDYGKNFRVIEESFNTVITRLSAGKKGFFTMIEGAKVDKGGHANDLYTVVDEYLSFDRLVGKALEYADQNGETLILVLSDHETGGLTLLDGDYKTGTVTGNFFTNDHTGIPTLLYAYGPCSQYFCGFAENSSLFDKILGFYK; this comes from the coding sequence ATGAAAAAGTTATATAGTATCGTAGGAATGTGGATCGTGTCGGCCTTTTGTTTATTGTCGGCTCAATCACGTGTTTATTCTTCAGTCGAGAATGTACATTCTCATAATGATTATTTGCAGAATGTACCTTTTTATACTGCATACTCCGCACGGTGTGCTTCTATCGAAGCTGATGTGTTTCTGGTAGACGGAGAGTTGTATGTGGCTCATAAAGAGAATGAAATTAATAAAGCCCGTAAACTCCGGAATCTTTATTTGAATCCGATCAGGGAACAATTTGAAATGAATGGCGGCTCCGGTTACCCGAACGGAAAGAGCTTCCAGCTACTGATTGACTTGAAAACAGATTATAAGGAAACAATGAAGGTGTTGGAACAGCAACTATTGGAATATCGGGATTGTTTTGATGTAAAGAAGAATCCTTTGGCAGTCCGGGTGGTTGTCAGTGGCTTTCTCCCTTCACCGGAAGAATTTTCCAATTACGCAGATTTTATTTTCTTCGACGGAAGACCCCGATTCATCTATACGCCGGAACAGAGCCTGCGTATACCTATGATGAGTACTTCTTTCCGGACATTGACTCAATGGAACGGATTGGGAAGAATGGTAGAAACCGATTACAACAAGGTAAAAGCGTTTATAGATAAAGCTCATGCCGAAGGGAAAGCGGCACGTTTCTGGGGGTGTCCCGATACCAAAACGGCTTGGAATACTTTTATGAAACTAGGATTGGACTATCTGAATACCGACCATCCTGCTTTGCTGGATGATTTCCTGAAACGTTATCCGAAGAACTTTTATACCAGCAAGGGAAAGTTTCATGAGATTTATCAACCCACCTATAAAAATGACGGAAGCAAGAAAATGCCTAAGAATGTCATTGTGCTTATCTCCGACGGCGGTGCGGGGCAAGGGCAGATGTGGGCTGCGGCTACGGCTAATGGCGGCAAGCTGAATCTGATGCAAATGAAGAATATCGGACTGTTGAAAACGAATCCGACAAATGACTATACGACTGATTCGGCTGGAGCTGGAACTGCATTGGCTACCGGGCAGAAAACCCGTAACCGCCGTATCGGTACCGACTCTCTGGGTAATAAAATACAAAACATAACGGAAGCTTTGGCCGCAAAAGGAGTTCAGACAGGAATCATCAGTAATGACGGAATCACGGGAGCTACTCCTTCCGCTTACTATGCTCATCAACCGGAACGGGACATGGGGCAAGAGATAGCGGAAGATTTGCTTACTTCGCCTGCAGATCTGGTGATAGCCGCACCGGTGGAGGCTTTTGCAGCAAACGATAGTCTGTTGACGAAGCAATTGCGGGAGAAGAATATAGCAGTCTGTAACCAATTGCCCCAGCTGAGTCAGGTTCCTTTAAACCAGCGTGTTATCTGTTTGCAAGGAGATGACTATGGAAAGAATTTTCGGGTGATAGAAGAATCTTTCAATACAGTGATAACCCGTCTTTCGGCAGGTAAGAAAGGTTTCTTCACCATGATAGAAGGAGCAAAAGTTGATAAAGGCGGCCACGCTAATGATTTGTATACAGTGGTGGACGAATATCTGTCTTTTGACCGCTTGGTGGGGAAAGCTCTCGAATATGCCGATCAAAACGGAGAAACATTAATACTTGTACTCTCTGATCATGAGACGGGAGGATTGACTTTATTGGACGGTGATTATAAAACCGGAACTGTAACTGGGAATTTCTTTACGAATGACCATACAGGGATTCCAACGCTTTTATATGCTTATGGCCCCTGTTCACAGTATTTCTGCGGTTTTGCTGAAAACTCATCCTTATTTGATAAAATTCTGGGTTTCTATAAGTAA
- a CDS encoding SusC/RagA family TonB-linked outer membrane protein, whose amino-acid sequence MKTMFKVKVCLLMLLCSVAAAMANPPVPVEKVKGTIKTPNGEPVIGATIIEKGTTNGTITDVNGNFVLKIMNKIGELEAACVGFKKVVFKPEKEIVSLIMEEDTKVLGEVVVTALGITREAKSLGYSVQKLGGDGVVQAHESNFVNALSNRIAGVQITNSSGGIGASSSIQIRGQNFVGGYNYNNSPLFVVDGVPISNNNEQSTRSFTGRQDYNNPNFTSGEAEVDYGNAAGEINQEDIESVSILKGPNASALYGARAANGVILITTKSGKGQKGLGVTYSSTVSFETALRLPEFQNSFGQGLEGKYAYVDGAGGGVNDKDVANWGPAMNGQLITQFDSPLDDNGNRIAIPFVSGGNQLEDFLQTGHNISNTITLSNSNDKLNYRLTYTNNQQKGIVPNTGLAKNTIGLSAGYQIIPQLRADVTMNYVHTNSDNRASTGAKNADNIMAIFLKMPRNVSLNSLQQQWRDGKENVAQNTPIGDETSTGINNPYFVVYNNLNGNTRDRVYGNLRLKYDILKGLSLQIRSGLDVYSDKRTMRHAVTSQSFFNGYYQEDDVSFMEINNDFLLSYRLPDEAVRNFGFSISAGGNMMNQISKRLGAIAPELTIPGVYNLTNNAKPILAGNSLTQKKVNSLYVTAQFSYLNGLFLDLTGRNDWSSALPKKNNSYFYPSASLSAVLTDLFDIRSNILTFAKVRTSTSMVRRDLEPYQTASNFIISQGWGGNSTATANNNYPNPDIKPEKVVSYEFGGDFRFFNSRVGIDVAYYKSITTDLIIPITLNPSAGYDTKLMNVGKMTNQGIELMVNVVPVRTKDLEWSLNFNFSKNKNKVVALAEDKGISRIRQIERWASLELRTENTKGDGSYGSLYGDYLVYKDGQLQLKNGLPVEENGDWGYLGNVNPDWTGGLGTDFKYKNWTFSALFGFQHGGSVYSRTYIEGMRNGSLKESLAWRDADGAGMIVADGIDVETGQKNTVAVPVRNYVQAYYDNDMIATFDASYVKLRELKIGYTLPKKWLKNTPLKNVSVSAFGRNLFIWTDVPNIDPEVASYDGQLKGIETMSLPSTRSFGFNLNVTL is encoded by the coding sequence ATGAAAACAATGTTTAAGGTAAAAGTTTGTTTGTTGATGCTGTTGTGCAGTGTGGCTGCTGCAATGGCAAATCCCCCTGTGCCTGTTGAAAAGGTGAAAGGTACGATTAAAACGCCGAACGGAGAACCCGTTATCGGAGCTACTATCATTGAGAAAGGAACAACTAATGGTACCATAACGGATGTCAATGGTAACTTCGTATTGAAGATTATGAACAAGATAGGCGAACTGGAGGCTGCTTGTGTAGGGTTCAAAAAGGTTGTGTTTAAACCGGAAAAAGAGATTGTCAGTCTGATAATGGAAGAGGATACCAAAGTGCTTGGGGAAGTCGTGGTTACTGCCCTGGGTATCACCCGCGAGGCTAAATCATTGGGATATTCGGTACAGAAGTTGGGAGGTGACGGAGTGGTGCAAGCGCACGAATCCAATTTTGTGAACGCGTTGAGCAACCGTATTGCAGGTGTGCAGATTACGAATTCTTCTGGTGGCATCGGAGCTTCTTCGAGTATTCAGATACGTGGTCAAAACTTCGTGGGCGGATACAACTATAACAACTCTCCTTTATTTGTGGTAGACGGTGTGCCTATTAGTAATAACAATGAGCAGTCTACTCGAAGTTTCACCGGACGCCAGGACTACAATAATCCTAATTTTACATCAGGTGAAGCTGAAGTAGACTACGGAAACGCTGCCGGAGAGATAAATCAGGAAGATATTGAGAGTGTTTCTATTCTGAAAGGTCCGAACGCTTCGGCTCTTTACGGTGCACGTGCCGCTAACGGAGTGATTCTGATTACCACCAAAAGCGGGAAAGGGCAAAAAGGACTTGGAGTGACATATAGCTCTACCGTTTCTTTTGAGACTGCCCTTCGGCTTCCGGAATTTCAGAACAGTTTCGGCCAGGGGCTGGAAGGAAAATACGCTTATGTTGACGGTGCCGGAGGTGGTGTGAACGATAAGGACGTAGCCAACTGGGGCCCCGCAATGAACGGGCAGCTTATTACTCAGTTTGACTCTCCGTTGGATGATAACGGAAACCGGATTGCAATCCCTTTTGTGTCCGGAGGTAATCAATTGGAAGATTTCCTTCAGACGGGACATAATATCTCTAATACAATCACGCTGAGTAACTCGAACGATAAACTGAATTATCGCTTGACGTATACTAATAATCAGCAGAAGGGTATTGTCCCTAATACCGGGCTGGCGAAGAATACGATAGGTTTGTCTGCCGGATATCAGATCATTCCACAGTTGCGTGCCGATGTGACTATGAACTATGTACATACCAACAGCGACAACCGGGCAAGTACGGGAGCGAAGAACGCTGACAACATCATGGCTATCTTCTTGAAAATGCCGCGAAATGTCAGTCTGAATTCCTTGCAGCAGCAGTGGCGTGATGGAAAAGAAAATGTAGCCCAGAATACACCTATCGGTGATGAAACGTCTACAGGAATCAACAACCCTTATTTTGTGGTCTACAATAATCTCAACGGAAATACCCGCGATCGTGTCTACGGAAATCTTCGTTTGAAATATGATATTCTCAAGGGGCTGTCTTTACAAATCCGTTCGGGGCTTGATGTATATTCGGACAAGAGAACGATGCGTCATGCCGTAACTTCACAATCTTTCTTCAACGGTTATTATCAGGAAGATGACGTTTCTTTTATGGAAATAAACAATGACTTTCTGTTGAGTTACCGTCTGCCGGATGAGGCTGTAAGAAACTTCGGGTTCAGTATTTCTGCCGGAGGAAATATGATGAACCAGATATCCAAGCGACTGGGGGCCATTGCACCGGAACTGACTATTCCCGGGGTATACAACCTGACAAATAATGCTAAACCGATTCTTGCGGGTAATTCTCTTACACAGAAGAAGGTGAACAGTTTGTATGTAACGGCACAGTTCAGCTATTTGAACGGATTGTTTCTTGATCTGACAGGAAGAAACGATTGGTCAAGCGCGTTGCCCAAGAAAAATAATTCTTATTTCTATCCTTCGGCTTCTCTGAGTGCTGTGCTGACAGACTTGTTCGATATAAGGAGCAATATCCTGACATTTGCCAAAGTAAGAACAAGTACCTCTATGGTACGTCGGGATTTGGAACCTTATCAGACGGCTTCCAACTTTATCATTTCTCAAGGGTGGGGAGGTAACTCTACTGCAACTGCCAATAATAACTATCCAAACCCGGATATCAAACCGGAGAAAGTAGTATCCTACGAGTTTGGTGGTGATTTTCGCTTTTTCAATAGCCGCGTAGGGATCGATGTGGCTTACTATAAAAGTATTACTACTGATTTGATTATTCCGATCACGCTGAATCCGTCTGCCGGATATGATACGAAACTGATGAATGTTGGAAAGATGACTAATCAGGGAATAGAGTTAATGGTCAACGTGGTTCCTGTGCGTACCAAAGACCTTGAATGGAGCTTGAACTTCAACTTCTCCAAGAATAAGAACAAAGTAGTTGCTTTGGCGGAAGATAAAGGAATCTCACGTATTCGCCAAATTGAACGGTGGGCCTCTCTGGAATTACGTACTGAAAACACTAAGGGCGATGGTTCTTATGGTTCTCTTTACGGTGATTATCTGGTATACAAAGACGGACAACTGCAACTGAAAAACGGCCTGCCGGTAGAAGAAAACGGTGACTGGGGATATTTGGGAAATGTGAATCCTGATTGGACGGGTGGTCTTGGTACGGATTTCAAATATAAGAACTGGACGTTCAGTGCGCTTTTCGGATTTCAGCACGGAGGTTCTGTTTACTCACGTACTTATATTGAAGGGATGAGAAATGGTTCGTTGAAAGAATCTCTGGCATGGCGTGATGCTGACGGAGCCGGAATGATTGTAGCAGACGGTATCGATGTGGAAACGGGACAGAAGAATACAGTGGCTGTACCGGTGAGAAACTACGTGCAGGCGTACTATGACAACGATATGATTGCCACCTTCGACGCTTCTTACGTGAAGCTGCGTGAACTGAAAATCGGATATACCCTTCCAAAGAAATGGCTGAAGAATACTCCGTTGAAAAACGTCTCTGTATCAGCTTTCGGACGTAATCTCTTTATCTGGACGGATGTCCCCAACATTGATCCGGAAGTTGCTTCTTACGATGGGCAACTGAAAGGGATAGAAACAATGTCTTTACCTTCTACCAGAAGCTTTGGATTCAATCTTAACGTAACTCTCTAA